From the genome of Triticum aestivum cultivar Chinese Spring chromosome 3B, IWGSC CS RefSeq v2.1, whole genome shotgun sequence, one region includes:
- the LOC123069522 gene encoding 5'-nucleotidase domain-containing protein 4: protein MADPVELVRRLCLRFPPRRSRVPSPQPRCLVRARLRLPGSVLSLRCRALDASKPSAVKGEPSEEYDDDEEPYFSVTSSRLSEVDYLGESTKGDLNVRRRHLDALGGNGQSTLHGPIEQIAWKEARQAETLLSDLGIADPLTVRNSPRGIFCTRTLNLRSISVIGYDMDYTLIHYNVMAWEGRAYDYGMANLKSMGFLVDDLEFDPDLVIRGLIMDKVKGNLVKADRFGYIKRVMHGTQMLPTRAVSEIYGRELVDLRKEDTWEFLNTLFSVSEAVMFMQMVDKLDQGLVPAELGPLDYKGLYNAVSKALFRAHVEGQLKSEIMAEPERFVEPDPELPLALLDQKEAGKRLLLITNSDYHYTNKMMNHAFNRFLPNDMGWRDLFEMVIVSARKPEFFQISHPLYEVVTDDGLLRPCFKANSGGLYSGGSAQMVEKSLDIHGDEILYVGDHIFTDVSQSKVHLRWRTALICRELEDEFDALIKSHAQKEKLVTLIQQKEIVGDLFNQLRLALQRRTNSRPAQTLAATCMNDQELTESMQKLLIVMQRLDEKIVPLLESDGELFNKRWGWLSRAGLWDKSHLTRQIEKYADIYTSRVSNFLHYTPFMYFRSQEQTLAHDVHSYSGDQ, encoded by the exons ATGGCGGACCCCGTCGAGCTCGTGCGGCGCCTCTGCCTCCGTTTCCCGCCGCGTCGCTCCAGAGTGCCGTCGCCACAGCCGCGATGCCTCGTCAGGGCTCGCCTCCGCCTCCCGGGCTCTGTCCTGTCGCTCCGGTGCCGCGCGCTCGACGCCAGCAAGCCGTCGGCAGTCAAGGGGGAGCCGAGCGAGGAgtacgacgacgatgaggagccgTACTTTTCCGTGACATCGTCGAGGCTGTCGGAGGTGGACTACCTCGGGGAGAGCACCAAGGGGGATTTGAACGTGCGCAGGAGGCACCTCGACGCGCTCG GTGGGAATGGACAGTCAACATTGCATGGTCCTATAGAGCAGATAGCTTGGAAAGAAGCGAGACAAGCTGAAACGTTGCTCAGTGACCTGGGAATTGCA GATCCTTTAACAGTAAGGAACTCTCCTCGTGGAATTTTCTGCACCAGGACACTAAATCTTCGATCTATCAGTGTCATTGGCTATGACATGGATTATACATTGATTCATTACAACGTGATG GCCTGGGAAGGGCGTGCATATGATTATGGGATGGCCAACCTGAAGAGCATGGGTTTCCTAGTAGACGACCTTGAATTTGATCCTGACCTG GTTATTAGGGGTCTTATTATGGATAAAGTAAAAGGAAACTTGGTAAAAGCTGACCGTTTTGGGTACATCAAGAGGGTCATGCACGGTACCCAAATGTTGCCCACTCGTGCTGTGAG TGAAATATATGGACGAGAGTTGGTGGACCTGCGGAAAGAAGATACATGGGAGTTCCTTAATACCCTTTTCTCTGTTTCAGAAGCTGTCATGTTCATGCAG ATGGTTGACAAGTTGGATCAGGGGTTGGTGCCTGCTGAACTTGGGCCACTGGATTACAAAGGGCTGTACAAT GCTGTTTCCAAAGCACTTTTTCGAGCACATGTAGAAGGTCAACTCAAG AGCGAAATAATGGCTGAGCCCGAGCGGTTTGTCGAGCCTGATCCAGAACTGCCTCTAGCTCTTCTAGATCAAAAGGAG GCTGGAAAAAGGTTGCTTCTTATTACTAACTCAGATTACCACTATACAAACAAAATGATGAATCATGCATTCAATCGCTTTCTTCCTAATGACATGGGATGGAGAGATCTATTTGAAATG GTTATAGTCTCCGCGAGGAAACCAGAGTTTTTCCAAATTTCACATCCATTGTACGAGGTTGTCACTGACGATGGTTTATTACGTCCCTGTTTTAAGGCAAATTCAG GTGGCTTGTACTCTGGTGGTAGTGCTCAGATGGTTGAGAAGTCACTAGATATTCATGGAGATGAAATATTATATGTGGGGGACCATATTTTTACAGATGTGAGCCAATCAAAGGTTCATTTACGATGGAGGACAGCATTAATATGCCGAGAACTGGAAGATGAG TTTGACGCACTAATCAAAAGCCATGCTCAGAAAGAAAAGCTTGTCACACTTATACAACAAAAGGaaattgttggagaccttttcaacCAACTTCGCCTGGCTCTGCAGAGACGCACAAATTCACGCCCTGCACAG ACGCTTGCTGCAACTTGTATGAATGATCAGGAGCTTACAGAAAGTATGCAAAAGTTGCTCATTGTTATGCAGAGATTAGATGAAAAGATCGTGCCATTGCTGGAATCAGATGGAGAACTTTTCAATAAAAG ATGGGGTTGGCTGTCACGCGCTGGCCTATGGGACAAGAGTCATCTAACCAGGCAAATTGAGAA ATATGCTGATATATACACTTCAAGGGTTTCAAACTTTCTACACTATACTCCATTCATGTATTTTCGATCACAAGAACAG ACGCTTGCACACGACGTCCATTCTTATTCCGGCGATCAATAA